In one Ficedula albicollis isolate OC2 unplaced genomic scaffold, FicAlb1.5 N00419, whole genome shotgun sequence genomic region, the following are encoded:
- the SLC39A14 gene encoding zinc transporter ZIP14, translating into LLPVGISRCISVPPPPLQCFSSVELFAIHNLSQGSPVGHREFKEFCPTVLQQLESGACAPQNLEKEEDEQAEESRPSSAEVWGYGFLCVSVISLCSLVGASVVPFMKKTFYKRLLLYFIALAIGTLYSNALFQLIPEAFGFNPQENDYISKSAVVFGGFYLFFFTEKILKMLLKQKDQHHHGHSHYGPEAVPSTKDREEGVTEKLQNGDLDHMIPHVPGELERRAQGGDPAGPGGSLSVQDLQASQSACYWLKEVRYSDIGTLAWMITLSDGLHNFIDGLAIGASFTVSVFQGISTSVAILCEEFPHELGDFVILLNAGMTIRQALFFNFISACCCYVGLAFGIVAGSHFSANWIFALAGGMFLYIALADMFPEMNEVSREDEQNGSALITFAIQNAGLLTGFTIMVLLTTYSGQIQIG; encoded by the exons ctcctccctgtggGAATCTCACGGTGCATTTCTGTGCCTCCCCCCCCCCTCCAGTGCTTCAGCTCCGTGGAGCTCTTTGCCATCCACAACCTGAGCCAGGGCTCCCCCGTGGGGCACAGGGAGTTCAAGGAGTTCTGCCCCACcgtcctgcagcagctggagtcGGGGGCGTGCGCCCCCCAGAacctggagaaggaggaggatgagcaggcagaggagagcaggcccagctcagctgaag TCTGGGGTTACGGTTTCCTCTGCGTCTCCGTCATCTCCCTGTGCTCGCTGGTGGGAGCCAGCGTGGTGCCCTTCATGAAGAAGACATTTTACAAGAGGCTGCTGCTCTACTTCATAGCTCTGGCGATTGGAACTCTCTACTCCAACGCCCTCTTCCAGCTCATTCCCGAG gcgTTCGGGTTCAACCCTCAGGAAAATGATTACATCTCCAAATCTGCCGTGGTGTTCGGGGGCTTCTACCTCTTCTTCTTCACAGAGAAAATCCTCAAGatgctgctgaagcagaaggaccag CACCACCACGGGCACAGCCACTACGGCCCCGAGGCCGTGCCCTCCACGAAGGACCGCGAGGAGGGGGTgacagagaagctgcagaacGGGGACCTGGACCACATGATCCCCCACGTGCCCGGGGAGCTGGAGCGCAGAGCCCAGGGCGGGGACcccgcggggccgggggggTCCCTGTCCGTGCAG GACCTGCAGGCCTCCCAGAGCGCGTGCTACTGGCTGAAGGAGGTCAGGTACTCGGACATCGGGACTCTGGCCTGGATGATCACGCTCAGCGATGGACTCCACAACTTCATCGACGGCCTGGCCATCGGCGCCTCCTTCACCGTGTCCGTGTTCCAGGGCATCAGCACCTCCGTGGCCATTCTCTGCGAGGAGTTCCCACACGAGCTGG GGGACTTTGTGATCCTGCTCAATGCTGGCATGACCATTCGCCAGGCTCTCTTCTTCAACTtcatctctgcctgctgctgctacGTGGGCCTGGCCTTTGGCATCGTGGCTGGCAGCCACTTCTCTGCCAACTGGATCTTTGCTCTGGCTGGAGGGATGTTCCTGTACATAGCACTGGCTGACATG ttCCCTGAGATGAACGAGGTGAGCCGGGAGGACGAGCAGAACGGCAGCGCCCTGATCACCTTCGCCATCCAGAACGCGGGGCTGCTCACGGGCTTCACCATCATGGTGCTGCTCACCACGTACTCGGGGCAGATCCAGATAGGGTAG